The following are from one region of the Sorghum bicolor cultivar BTx623 chromosome 2, Sorghum_bicolor_NCBIv3, whole genome shotgun sequence genome:
- the LOC8083277 gene encoding phosphatidylinositol 4-kinase gamma 5: protein MSRDLDCPVQTQMAVAVLDRSFSSEYPGGSRTEGRQLSWKRVFVQTDNGSVLGIELERGENVQTVKKKLQIALNMPTDESSLTFGDLVLNNDLSSIRNDSPLLLKRNQIHRSNSTPCLSPTGKDVWQRDRSGPIEILGCSSPSSRMKQLAKDVIKAIKNGVDPVAVNSGMGGAYYFKNIWGERVAIVKPTDEEPFAPNNPKGFVGKALGQPGLKRSVRVGETGFREVAAYLLDYDHFANVPRTMLVKITHTIFNVNDCVGCKTKVFCNKSEAVSKIASLQEFIPHDFDASDHGTSSFPVSAVHRIGILDIRIFNTDRHAGNLLVKKLGPGADNFGEQTELIPIDHGLCLPECLEDPYFEWIHWPQASVPFSEEELEYIAKLDPVKDAEMLRTELPMIREACLRVLVLSTVFLKEAAVFGLCLSEIGDMMSRQFTAKEEEPSQLELLCMEARKWVEEREFFLPDEAGVEDDDDDFTQFLLDSEDDSDAFEPPAFCKFGSMKASSRNPLSKLDECDEEDEDETEDDEDDDILTSALPQKIPSISKLSSSMKGLGFIGKSKLYRRGVPKGKVTGRTNYSGKASEHQSGSRSANELLPPSASFVKLSDMSPKEWSAFLEKFQELLPGAFHTRKHTAGVGQRPMPRLGTSCQF, encoded by the coding sequence ATGTCCAGGGATTTGGACTGTCCTGTTCAGACACAGATGGCTGTGGCAGTCCTGGATCGGAGCTTTAGCAGTGAATATCCTGGAGGTAGCAGAACTGAGGGGAGGCAGCTGAGCTGGAAGAGAGTCTTTGTCCAAACTGACAATGGTTCTGTCCTTGGCATCGAGCTGGAGAGAGGAGAAAATGTGCAAACTGTGAAAAAGAAGCTGCAGATAGCCCTCAATATGCCCACTGATGAGAGCTCCTTGACCTTTGGTGACCTGGTTCTGAATAATGATCTTAGCAGCATTCGCAATGACTCACCATTGCTTCTCAAAAGGAATCAGATTCACCGAAGCAATTCCACACCATGCCTCTCCCCTACTGGCAAGGATGTTTGGCAAAGAGACCGGAGTGGGCCCATTGAAATCCTTGGCTGTTCAAGCCCTTCCTCTCGGATGAAGCAGCTTGCTAAAGATGTCATTAAAGCCATAAAGAATGGTGTTGATCCAGTTGCTGTTAACAGTGGGATGGGTGGTGCCTACTACTTCAAGAACATTTGGGGAGAGCGTGTTGCAATTGTCAAGCCAACAGATGAGGAACCATTTGCCCCAAACAATCCAAAAGGTTTTGTGGGGAAGGCTCTGGGACAGCCAGGCCTAAAAAGATCTGTGCGTGTCGGTGAGACGGGCTTCAGAGAGGTTGCTGCTTACCTCCTCGACTATGATCACTTTGCAAATGTCCCTCGCACCATGCTGGTCAAGATAACACACACCATCTTCAATGTGAATGACTGCGTTGGCTGCAAAACTAAAGTATTCTGCAACAAATCAGAGGCTGTGAGCAAGATTGCATCACTGCAGGAGTTCATTCCTCATGATTTTGATGCCAGTGACCATGGGACCTCAAGCTTCCCTGTATCTGCAGTGCATAGAATTGGCATACTTGACATTAGAATCTTCAACACTGACAGGCATGCTGGAAATCTTCTGGTCAAGAAGCTTGGTCCTGGGGCTGACAATTTTGGAGAGCAGACAGAACTTATCCCGATTGACCATGGCCTTTGTCTTCCAGAATGCCTAGAAGACCCTTACTTTGAGTGGATCCACTGGCCACAGGCATCTGTTCCCTTCTCCGAGGAGGAGCTTGAATACATTGCAAAACTTGATCCTGTAAAAGATGCAGAAATGCTACGCACGGAGCTACCGATGATACGAGAGGCATGTCTCAGGGTGCTGGTGCTGTCAACAGTATTTCTCAAGGAAGCTGCTGTGTTTGGTCTCTGCCTCTCCGAGATAGGAGACATGATGAGCAGGCAGTTCACTGCAAAAGAAGAGGAACCAAGTCAGCTTGAGCTTCTCTGCATGGAGGCAAGGAAGTGGGTTGAGGAAAGAGAGTTCTTTCTTCCTGACGAAGCCGGAGTTgaagatgacgatgatgactTCACCCAGTTCCTTCTTGACAGCGAGGATGATTCGGATGCCTTTGAACCACCAGCTTTCTGCAAGTTTGGTAGCATGAAGGCAAGTTCCAGGAATCCACTATCCAAGCTAGATGAGTGTGATGAGGAGGATGAAGATGAGACCGAGGACGACGAAGATGATGACATCTTGACCAGTGCATTGCCCCAGAAGATTCCTTCTATCTCCAAGCTGTCGTCGTCCATGAAGGGGCTTGGCTTCATCGGGAAATCTAAACTCTACCGTAGAGGAGTTCCAAAGGGTAAAGTGACAGGTAGAACTAACTACAGTGGCAAAGCTAGTGAGCATCAGTCCGGGAGCAGGAGCGCCAACGAGCTGCTCCCGCCCAGCGCCAGTTTTGTGAAGCTGTCGGACATGAGCCCTAAAGAGTGGAGTGCATTCCTTGAGAAGTTCCAGGAGCTGCTCCCAGGTGCCTTCCACACCCGGAAGCACACT